Proteins from a genomic interval of Dendropsophus ebraccatus isolate aDenEbr1 chromosome 6, aDenEbr1.pat, whole genome shotgun sequence:
- the ASF1A gene encoding histone chaperone ASF1A — protein MAKVQVNNVVVLDNPSPFYNPFQFEITFECIEDLSEDLEWKIIYVGSAESEEYDQVLDSVLVGPVPAGRHMFVFQADAPNPGLIPDADAVGVTVVLITCTYRGQEFIRVGYYVNNEYTETELRENPPVKPDFSKLQRNILASNPRVTRFHINWEDNTEKLDELENSNHNLQSMLSTDAIPSASKGWPNSENSLNVMLESHMDCM, from the exons ATGGCAAAGGTTCAGGTGAACAATGTAGTGGTGCTGGACAACCCGTCCCCATTCTACAACCCCTTCCAGTTCGAGATCACCTTCGAGTGCATAGAGGACCTGTCTGAAG attTAGAATGGAAAATAATATATGTGGGATCTGCTGAAAGTGAAGAATATGATCAGGTACTGGATTCTGTGTTAGTAGGCCCTGTACCCGCAGGACGACACATGTTTGTATTTCAG GCGGATGCCCCAAATCCTGGACTGATCCCAGATGCAGATGCAGTGGGTGTCACAGTGGTGTTAATCACCTgtacatacaggggacaagagTTTATCAGAGTCGGCTACTATGTTAATAATGAATACACAGAGACAGAATTAAGGGAAAATCCACCTGTGAAACCAGACTTTTCCAAA CTTCAAAGAAACATACTGGCATCGAACCCTAGAGTAACAAGGTTTCACATAAACTGGGAGGACAACACAGAGAAGCTAGATGAACTGGAGAACAGTAACCATAATTTACAATCTATGCTCTCCACAGACGCTATACCATCTGCATCAAAGGGCTGGCCCAATTCCGAGAACTCTCTGAACGTTATGCTAGAATCTCACATGGACTGCATGTGA